The Thalassophryne amazonica chromosome 6, fThaAma1.1, whole genome shotgun sequence genome includes a region encoding these proteins:
- the tnni1a gene encoding LOW QUALITY PROTEIN: troponin I, slow skeletal muscle (The sequence of the model RefSeq protein was modified relative to this genomic sequence to represent the inferred CDS: inserted 1 base in 1 codon) translates to MPEHVQERKPKISASRKLMLKSLMVAKAKEELEQEILDKEEEKHKYLSERAPPLNTSGMSLSDLQNLCRELHAKIDVVDEERYDIEAKVMLNTREIKDLNIKVLDLRGKFKRPNLRRVRVSADAILRXLLGSKHKVSMDLRANLKSVKKEDTEKKRPVEDSDWRKNVEAMSGMEGRKKMFDAAKGSAQ, encoded by the exons ATGCCTGAGCACGT gcAAGAA AGGAAACCAAAGATCTCAGCTTCCAGAAAGCTGATGCTTAAG AGTTTGATGGTGGCTAAGGCCAAGGAGGAATTGGAGCAGGAGATCCTGGATAAAGAGGAGGAGAAACACAAGTATCTGTCAGAAAGAGCTCCTCCTCTAAACACCAGTGGCATGAGCCTTTCAGACCTGCAG aaCCTGTGCAGAGAGCTCCATGCCAAGATCGACGTGGTGGATGAGGAACGATATGACATTGAAGCCAAAGTCATGCTCAACACGCGTGAG ATTAAGGACCTCAACATCAAGGTGTTGGACCTCAGGGGGAAATTCAAGAGACCTAATCTCCGacgtgtgcgtgtgtctgctgaCGCCATCCTTC CGCTGCTGGGCTCCAAGCACAAAGTCTCCATGGACCTCCGAGCCAACCTCAAGTCTGTCAAGAAAGAGGACACCGAGAAG AAGAGGCCAGTGGAAGACAGTGACTGGAGGAAGAATGTGGAGGCCATGTCGGGGATGGAGGGAAGGAAGAAGATGTTTGATGCCGCTAAGGGTTCTGCCCAGTAA